One part of the Chryseobacterium sp. 7 genome encodes these proteins:
- a CDS encoding DUF4920 domain-containing protein, producing the protein MKFKAILLSAALTASSLAFAQSGPPEGKALVGDTYGDQVTSSAESKAITVDKLNKQLKKDNKKVENVSVKGKVTDVCDKKGCWLTIQTEDNSKFFVKMKDYAFFVPTALKGKNVVLEGNAERKVTSVNEQKHYAEDAKKPQSEIDAITQPKEEIRFVANGIKVVN; encoded by the coding sequence ATGAAATTTAAAGCAATATTATTAAGTGCAGCTTTAACGGCTTCTTCTTTAGCATTTGCTCAATCCGGTCCACCGGAAGGAAAAGCTTTGGTAGGTGACACTTACGGAGATCAGGTAACTTCTTCTGCAGAATCCAAAGCGATTACCGTAGATAAACTGAATAAGCAGCTTAAAAAAGATAACAAAAAGGTTGAAAATGTATCCGTTAAAGGAAAAGTAACGGATGTCTGCGACAAAAAAGGTTGCTGGCTTACCATTCAGACGGAAGATAATTCCAAGTTTTTTGTGAAAATGAAAGACTATGCCTTCTTTGTACCTACAGCCTTAAAAGGGAAAAATGTAGTATTGGAAGGAAATGCTGAAAGAAAAGTAACTTCTGTCAACGAGCAGAAACATTATGCGGAAGATGCTAAAAAACCTCAATCTGAAATTGATGCCATTACACAACCAAAAGAAGAGATCAGGTTTGTTGCAAACGGAATTAAAGTAGTTAACTAA
- the bla gene encoding class A beta-lactamase, subclass A2 encodes MKKISLLLLLFLFGIHMKSQTIKDLRNKINHIISTKKAEVGISLKGIENKDTLSINGKKETPMMSVFKFHIALAVLNRVDQGKLKLNQKFFIKKEDLLPETWSPIREDYPQGNMYLTLDQLIRYTVSHSDNNGCDILLNIIGGTETVQKFINQQGIKDFTIKVNEKEMASFEKCYLNTTTPLATTELLEKFYKGKVLKKESTKYLYQVMVETSRGLTWMKAGLPTGTELAHRTGISGRNENNLRAAMNDVGIIKLPNGKHIVLSIYLKNINEEMADTEKIIADITRTVWDYYTRK; translated from the coding sequence ATGAAAAAAATATCACTTTTGCTGCTGCTTTTCCTTTTTGGAATCCACATGAAAAGCCAGACTATTAAAGATCTGAGAAATAAAATCAATCATATCATCTCTACAAAAAAAGCTGAAGTAGGAATATCTTTAAAAGGAATAGAAAACAAAGATACGCTTAGCATCAACGGAAAAAAGGAAACCCCGATGATGAGTGTTTTCAAATTTCATATTGCATTAGCCGTTTTGAATCGGGTAGATCAAGGAAAATTAAAGCTCAATCAAAAATTCTTTATTAAAAAAGAAGACCTTCTGCCTGAAACCTGGAGCCCAATTCGCGAAGACTATCCTCAGGGGAATATGTATCTTACATTAGATCAATTGATAAGGTATACGGTTTCCCATAGTGATAACAATGGCTGCGATATTTTGCTGAATATCATTGGCGGAACAGAGACCGTGCAGAAATTCATTAATCAACAGGGAATTAAAGATTTTACAATAAAAGTAAACGAGAAGGAAATGGCATCCTTCGAAAAATGCTATCTAAATACCACAACGCCCTTGGCAACCACAGAACTTTTAGAAAAATTCTATAAAGGAAAAGTGCTGAAAAAAGAATCTACAAAATACCTGTATCAGGTAATGGTAGAAACCTCACGAGGACTTACCTGGATGAAGGCAGGGTTACCCACTGGTACAGAACTGGCTCACCGTACAGGAATTTCCGGAAGAAACGAAAATAATCTACGTGCAGCAATGAATGATGTGGGAATTATAAAACTTCCTAATGGAAAACACATTGTTTTATCCATTTATCTTAAAAACATTAACGAAGAAATGGCAGATACAGAAAAAATTATCGCAGATATTACACGCACTGTCTGGGATTACTATACACGCAAATAA
- a CDS encoding helix-turn-helix transcriptional regulator — translation MSLNERISKIIEYSNLTPSEFADEIDVQRSSISHITSGRNKPSLEFIIKIKSRFPELLWDWLVTGEGEMLKSQLPETEISEEYSEEEKIKTTPLPDLFTMMNNDDEFGSDETEIEVPKSSSGESFIPTQDKAPEKISDSQRLENSSDQILGQLFGNQQSKIKRIVLFYENGKFESFEP, via the coding sequence ATGAGTTTAAATGAAAGAATTTCCAAAATTATAGAGTATTCTAATCTTACTCCTTCTGAGTTTGCTGATGAGATAGATGTACAACGTTCCTCTATTTCCCATATTACTTCCGGAAGAAACAAACCGTCTCTTGAGTTTATCATAAAAATAAAATCCCGCTTTCCTGAGCTTCTGTGGGACTGGCTTGTTACGGGTGAAGGTGAGATGCTGAAATCTCAGCTGCCAGAAACAGAAATTAGCGAAGAATATTCCGAAGAAGAGAAAATAAAAACAACTCCACTACCCGATCTTTTTACGATGATGAATAATGATGATGAATTCGGGAGTGATGAAACGGAAATAGAAGTTCCAAAATCAAGTTCTGGAGAATCGTTTATACCGACCCAAGATAAAGCTCCGGAAAAAATATCGGATTCTCAGCGATTAGAAAATTCAAGCGATCAAATATTAGGACAACTATTTGGAAATCAACAAAGTAAAATAAAACGTATTGTTTTGTTCTACGAAAACGGAAAATTCGAAAGTTTTGAACCGTAA
- a CDS encoding proline dehydrogenase family protein, whose amino-acid sequence MPIFNDTKVAFADKSDAQLKKAYWMFKMIEQPALTSLGTSVLNFTVHNNFPFVTGIVKNTLFAQFCGGETREESMKVVKQLFKRGVGSIFDYSIEGKEDEATFDAVCKEIKDIVRFSVGNPAIPFIVFKPTAFGRIDLYEAVGKGAELTTSQKEEWERVVKRFDEVCSLCHENDKKVMVDAEETWMQDAADHLCEEMMEKYNQEKPIVWNTIQMYRTGRLEYMEAHLQRAREKNYFIGYKIVRGAYMEKERARAAEKGYADPIQPNKEASDKNYNAGIDFVMNHLDKVSAFFGTHNEISSELIMDKMQAKSLENDNPHVYFGQLYGMSDNITFYLSDKGYNVAKYLPYGPVKDVVPYLTRRAQENTSVAGQTGRELGLIKNELERRKKQ is encoded by the coding sequence ATGCCCATTTTTAACGATACTAAAGTTGCATTTGCAGACAAGTCTGATGCACAATTGAAAAAGGCTTACTGGATGTTTAAAATGATTGAACAGCCTGCTCTTACCAGCCTTGGAACATCTGTCCTTAATTTTACAGTACACAACAATTTTCCTTTCGTTACCGGAATTGTAAAAAATACCTTATTTGCACAGTTTTGTGGTGGCGAAACCCGTGAAGAAAGTATGAAAGTGGTGAAACAGCTGTTCAAAAGAGGAGTTGGAAGTATCTTCGATTACTCTATTGAAGGGAAAGAAGATGAAGCAACTTTTGATGCTGTCTGCAAAGAAATTAAAGATATTGTAAGATTCTCAGTGGGAAATCCGGCAATTCCTTTTATTGTGTTTAAACCTACGGCTTTCGGAAGAATTGATCTTTATGAAGCAGTTGGAAAAGGAGCAGAACTTACTACCAGCCAGAAAGAGGAATGGGAAAGAGTTGTGAAAAGATTTGATGAAGTATGCAGTCTTTGTCACGAAAATGATAAAAAAGTAATGGTAGATGCTGAAGAGACCTGGATGCAGGATGCCGCAGACCACCTTTGCGAAGAGATGATGGAGAAGTATAACCAGGAAAAACCTATCGTTTGGAATACCATTCAGATGTACAGAACCGGAAGGCTGGAATATATGGAAGCTCATCTTCAGAGAGCAAGGGAGAAGAACTACTTTATTGGATACAAGATCGTGCGTGGTGCTTATATGGAAAAAGAAAGAGCCAGAGCAGCAGAAAAAGGTTATGCAGATCCTATTCAGCCTAATAAAGAGGCTTCAGATAAAAACTATAATGCCGGAATTGATTTTGTGATGAATCACCTGGATAAAGTTTCTGCGTTCTTCGGAACCCATAACGAGATCTCTTCGGAGCTGATTATGGATAAAATGCAGGCAAAATCTCTGGAAAATGATAATCCGCACGTGTATTTTGGGCAGCTTTACGGAATGAGTGATAATATCACGTTCTATTTGTCTGATAAGGGCTATAATGTGGCTAAATATCTTCCATATGGACCTGTAAAAGATGTAGTACCATATCTAACAAGAAGAGCCCAGGAAAATACCTCTGTAGCCGGACAAACCGGAAGAGAACTGGGATTGATTAAAAATGAACTGGAAAGAAGAAAGAAACAATAA
- a CDS encoding type VI secretion system baseplate subunit TssF — MNLDQNIYSKESVKARMLQNATKVWGLRSPQSLDPFVKLLIDAFSTEVFKANNEIQTVNARILEKLAKLLTPSIYTHPIPAHSVAFTQPYESSEVLLEHTEFFFRKQMTSTVKSESDKQINIPFTPVGNVRINKVHTSIMFVGNTCYSIDDRFNKIPIARFQGRPEDYRKITIGVDVSKYISENFPKYLSIFCSNPAFEHLDFVYKLLPYINVTSNGNPLFVREGLSYLSETQNDGYEQMFKEQSIRNKVIEDIKSIYRHKFIEVTGISQSLFSEPGQLPQNLNFLAEKEEITKFLDNKRYLWLTFEFPPQFSAEILDNFSFVLNAFPVYNRGWKKTEYSLDIMGNNIPLVTDEGEHFLYVDEVQDGDGRKYTEIPFTPADDLKKGLYTVRKGGMERFTSRNAVDMIANVLELTRDEIAAFSLLNRDNVKGVLSEMSDKMKSMVQKVNNAKRSIRQELNYVIMEPVEKTDHTYAAFWVTHCTLANHMRPGTELSNQLKSQTVVLLTETLGGAEEQKGTDSIQAYKYALTTRDKIISLEDVKNYCRMILKDEVREVRVRRGTMISNKPKEGFVRTVEVEIIPQNYSFYGRAYWENMANIIRNQIIAKAIDGIEYIVRINNEDVDFQDI; from the coding sequence ATGAATTTAGATCAGAATATATATTCCAAAGAATCTGTAAAAGCAAGAATGCTGCAGAATGCTACTAAAGTATGGGGATTGAGAAGCCCTCAGTCTTTAGATCCTTTTGTAAAGCTATTGATAGATGCATTCAGTACAGAAGTTTTTAAAGCGAATAATGAAATACAAACGGTAAATGCCCGTATATTGGAAAAACTGGCAAAACTACTTACACCGTCTATTTATACTCATCCTATTCCGGCTCATTCGGTGGCTTTTACGCAACCTTATGAGTCTTCAGAGGTTTTATTGGAACATACGGAGTTTTTTTTCCGTAAACAGATGACTTCCACTGTAAAATCAGAGTCAGATAAACAGATTAATATTCCTTTTACTCCGGTAGGAAATGTGAGGATCAATAAAGTTCATACGTCTATTATGTTTGTGGGAAATACCTGCTACAGCATAGATGACAGGTTTAATAAAATTCCTATTGCCAGATTTCAGGGAAGACCTGAAGATTACAGAAAAATTACGATAGGAGTAGATGTCAGTAAATATATCAGTGAAAATTTCCCAAAATACCTGAGCATATTCTGCTCCAACCCGGCTTTTGAACACCTTGATTTTGTGTATAAATTATTGCCGTATATCAACGTGACTAGCAATGGGAATCCGCTTTTTGTAAGAGAAGGATTAAGCTATCTTTCAGAAACGCAAAATGATGGTTATGAGCAGATGTTCAAAGAACAGTCTATCAGAAATAAAGTAATTGAAGATATTAAAAGTATCTACCGCCATAAATTTATTGAGGTAACAGGAATTTCTCAAAGTCTGTTTTCAGAACCTGGACAGCTTCCACAGAATCTTAACTTCCTTGCAGAGAAAGAAGAAATTACCAAATTCCTGGATAATAAACGTTACCTGTGGCTTACTTTTGAGTTTCCACCACAATTTTCCGCTGAAATCCTGGATAATTTCTCCTTTGTACTGAATGCCTTTCCTGTATACAACAGAGGTTGGAAAAAAACAGAATACAGCCTTGACATCATGGGAAATAATATTCCTTTGGTAACAGATGAAGGCGAACATTTCCTTTATGTAGACGAAGTACAGGACGGTGATGGAAGAAAATACACCGAAATCCCTTTTACTCCGGCTGATGATCTTAAAAAAGGTTTATATACGGTAAGAAAAGGAGGAATGGAGCGTTTCACAAGCAGAAATGCTGTAGATATGATTGCTAATGTTCTGGAACTGACAAGGGATGAAATTGCTGCATTTTCTTTGTTGAACAGAGATAATGTAAAAGGAGTTCTCAGCGAAATGTCCGATAAAATGAAATCCATGGTACAAAAAGTAAATAATGCCAAAAGGAGTATCAGACAGGAGCTGAACTATGTGATTATGGAACCTGTAGAAAAAACAGACCATACCTATGCCGCTTTCTGGGTAACACACTGTACACTGGCCAATCATATGCGTCCCGGAACTGAACTTTCCAATCAATTGAAATCACAAACCGTTGTACTGCTTACAGAAACATTGGGTGGAGCTGAGGAACAGAAAGGAACAGATAGTATTCAGGCTTATAAATATGCACTCACGACCAGAGATAAAATCATTTCCTTGGAAGACGTTAAAAATTATTGCCGAATGATCCTGAAAGATGAGGTAAGAGAAGTAAGGGTAAGAAGAGGAACAATGATCAGCAATAAGCCTAAAGAAGGTTTTGTAAGAACAGTTGAGGTAGAAATTATCCCTCAGAATTATTCTTTCTACGGAAGGGCGTATTGGGAAAATATGGCGAATATTATCAGAAATCAGATTATCGCCAAAGCTATTGACGGAATTGAATATATTGTAAGAATAAACAATGAAGATGTTGATTTTCAAGATATATAA
- a CDS encoding APC family permease: protein MQKKLKLWDAIMLVMGSMIGSGIFIVSADMMRNLGSGYWLIVVWVITGIMTVAAAISYGELSALFPKAGGQYTYLKEIFGKRMGFLYGWGLFTVIQTGTIAAVAMAFGKFTAYLIPSLNDAAPIFQSGEFKITWIQILAIAVIVLLTYINTRGVESGKILQNIFTGSKIIALLGLIAAGFILVNFSHMAENFSWGTDSFNNLKKDLSGNFLKEGWEPIGGMTLLGGIAAAMVGSVFSSVAWESVTFVSGEIENPKKNVVKSMIYGTSAVMILYIAVNYVYLNALDRDGIAFAANDRVAVAASQNIFGSAGTIIIALLVMISTFGCNNGLILAGARVFQTMAKDGMFFKSAEKNNKNEVPENALWMQGVWASILCLSGQYGNLLDMISFVIVLFYMITVFGVIYLRMKQPELERPYKTWLYPVTPLIYLLIGTCFCILLLIYKQQYTWPGFILVLLGLPVYYFINRKKADA, encoded by the coding sequence ATGCAGAAAAAATTAAAACTATGGGATGCCATCATGCTGGTGATGGGATCTATGATTGGAAGCGGAATCTTTATTGTAAGTGCAGACATGATGAGGAATCTGGGATCCGGATACTGGCTTATTGTGGTGTGGGTGATCACAGGAATAATGACCGTAGCCGCTGCTATAAGCTATGGTGAGCTGTCCGCACTGTTCCCAAAAGCAGGGGGACAATACACATATTTAAAAGAAATTTTCGGAAAAAGAATGGGGTTCCTCTATGGATGGGGGCTATTTACAGTTATACAAACCGGAACGATTGCTGCTGTAGCAATGGCTTTCGGTAAATTTACCGCATATCTGATCCCTTCCCTTAATGATGCTGCACCTATTTTCCAGAGTGGTGAATTTAAAATTACGTGGATACAGATTCTGGCGATTGCCGTTATCGTATTGCTTACCTATATCAATACAAGAGGTGTAGAAAGTGGGAAAATCCTTCAGAATATCTTTACAGGTTCTAAAATTATTGCATTATTAGGGTTAATTGCTGCAGGTTTTATACTGGTGAATTTCTCTCATATGGCAGAAAATTTTAGCTGGGGAACAGATTCTTTTAATAACCTTAAAAAAGATTTGAGTGGTAACTTCCTAAAAGAAGGGTGGGAACCTATTGGCGGAATGACACTTTTAGGCGGAATTGCTGCAGCAATGGTAGGTTCTGTTTTCAGTTCTGTGGCCTGGGAAAGTGTAACATTTGTTTCCGGTGAGATTGAAAACCCTAAAAAAAATGTTGTAAAATCAATGATTTACGGGACTTCTGCCGTAATGATCCTTTATATAGCGGTAAACTATGTATACTTAAATGCGTTAGACAGAGACGGAATTGCTTTTGCGGCTAATGACAGAGTAGCGGTAGCGGCTTCTCAGAATATTTTTGGAAGTGCAGGAACGATTATCATTGCTTTATTGGTTATGATTTCTACTTTCGGATGTAATAACGGATTGATTCTGGCGGGAGCAAGAGTTTTTCAGACTATGGCAAAAGACGGAATGTTCTTCAAGTCGGCGGAGAAAAACAATAAAAATGAAGTTCCTGAAAATGCTTTATGGATGCAGGGAGTTTGGGCTTCCATTTTGTGTCTGAGCGGGCAGTACGGGAATTTATTGGATATGATCTCTTTCGTAATTGTTCTGTTCTATATGATTACGGTTTTTGGAGTAATTTATTTAAGAATGAAACAGCCTGAGCTGGAAAGACCTTATAAAACATGGCTTTATCCGGTAACACCTCTTATTTACCTTTTAATAGGAACTTGTTTCTGTATTCTACTGTTAATCTACAAACAACAGTATACATGGCCAGGCTTTATTTTGGTATTACTGGGACTTCCAGTGTATTATTTTATCAACCGAAAAAAGGCAGATGCTTAA
- the uvrA gene encoding excinuclease ABC subunit UvrA produces the protein MSKSTEYIEVYGAREHNLKNINVKIPRNELVVITGLSGSGKSSLAFDTIFAEGQRRYIETFSAYARQFLGGLERPDVDKIEGLSPVIAIEQKTTNKNPRSTVGTVTELYDFLRLLYARVSDAYSLSTGQKLVSYTEDQILETIKENYKKEKIMLLAPVVRSRKGHYHELFVQMAKKGYGQARIDGELQDIEYDLKLDRYKTHDIDIVIDRWIIGENASEGRMEKSLRTAMEMGEGIIGIQKLGSTDIEYFSKNLMDAETGHSLALPEPNTFSFNSPKGSCPNCKGLGTIKKINTDYFIDNPKLSINQGGLLPLEDIKSNKWILSQIKNILEIFGLGLTTPLQDIPEEALDYIYNGCHKEFNKDLKYAGITKKIKIGFDGLIAFMEEIIEERESYEAILLERHFTTEETCPECHGTRLQPSSLSFKIDGKNIAEVNGLSLADLKDWLADVKDKFSEKNKIIAHEILKEIETRLQFLLDVGLDYLSLSRSSKTLSGGESQRIRLATQIGSQLVNVLYILDEPSIGLHQRDNERLIHSLKNLRDIGNSVLVVEHDKDMILEADEVLDIGPRAGKFGGEILWQGKPKDLLKADTITAQYINGKRKIEIPAERRVGSGKNIVLKGATGNNLKNVTLDIPLGKLVVVTGISGSGKSSLINGTLYPILNKHFYRAVQEPLPYKKIEGLDNIDKIVDVDQTPIGRTPRSNPATYTGMFTDIRNLFAELPESKIRGYKPGRFSFNVKGGRCETCQGGGLKVIEMNFLPDVYVHCETCNGKRFNRETLEVRYKGKSISDVLDMTIDEAVDFFQPIPKIFAKVKTLQDVGLGYITLGQQSTTLSGGEAQRIKLATELAKRQTGNTLYILDEPTTGLHFEDVKILMDAINQLVELGNSFIIIEHNMDVIKLADHIIDVGPEGGKYGGQIVAQGTPEEIVKSKKSLTGKFLKRELE, from the coding sequence ATGAGCAAATCAACAGAATATATAGAAGTTTACGGAGCACGTGAACACAACCTTAAAAATATAAATGTAAAAATTCCACGTAACGAATTGGTTGTTATTACAGGTCTTTCAGGAAGTGGAAAATCGTCATTGGCTTTCGACACTATTTTTGCAGAAGGTCAGCGTCGTTATATAGAAACATTCTCTGCCTATGCACGTCAGTTTTTAGGTGGTTTGGAGCGTCCTGATGTAGATAAAATTGAAGGACTTTCTCCGGTTATTGCTATTGAGCAGAAAACAACCAATAAAAACCCGCGATCTACTGTTGGAACAGTTACTGAACTGTACGACTTTTTGCGTCTTTTATATGCAAGAGTTTCGGATGCATACTCTTTGTCTACGGGGCAGAAATTGGTAAGCTATACCGAAGATCAGATCCTTGAAACCATCAAAGAAAATTATAAGAAAGAGAAAATCATGCTTTTGGCACCAGTGGTACGATCCAGAAAAGGACATTATCACGAACTTTTTGTACAAATGGCCAAAAAAGGTTACGGACAGGCAAGAATTGATGGTGAGCTGCAGGATATTGAATATGATTTAAAACTTGACCGTTACAAAACCCACGACATCGATATAGTAATCGACCGCTGGATTATCGGGGAGAATGCCTCAGAAGGCAGAATGGAAAAATCATTGCGTACAGCAATGGAAATGGGAGAAGGCATTATCGGAATTCAGAAATTGGGAAGTACAGATATCGAATACTTTTCTAAAAATCTGATGGATGCAGAAACCGGACATTCTTTGGCGCTGCCGGAACCCAATACATTCTCATTTAATTCTCCAAAAGGAAGCTGCCCGAACTGTAAAGGTTTGGGAACAATCAAAAAGATTAATACTGATTATTTTATAGACAATCCAAAATTATCGATCAATCAGGGCGGATTATTACCATTGGAAGATATCAAATCTAACAAATGGATTCTTTCCCAGATCAAAAATATTCTTGAGATTTTTGGACTAGGATTAACAACTCCTTTGCAGGATATTCCGGAGGAAGCACTGGATTATATCTACAACGGATGTCACAAAGAATTTAATAAAGATCTTAAATACGCAGGAATTACCAAGAAAATAAAGATTGGCTTTGATGGTTTGATTGCTTTCATGGAAGAAATTATCGAGGAAAGAGAATCTTATGAAGCCATTTTATTGGAAAGGCATTTCACCACAGAAGAAACCTGCCCGGAATGTCACGGAACCCGTCTTCAGCCTTCAAGCTTAAGTTTTAAAATTGACGGAAAAAATATTGCTGAGGTTAACGGTTTAAGTTTAGCAGATTTAAAAGATTGGTTAGCTGATGTTAAAGATAAATTTTCGGAAAAAAATAAAATCATTGCTCACGAGATCTTAAAAGAAATTGAAACCAGGCTTCAGTTTTTGCTGGATGTAGGTTTGGATTATTTAAGTCTGAGCAGAAGTTCAAAAACTCTTTCAGGAGGCGAGTCACAGAGGATTCGTCTGGCAACTCAGATCGGTTCTCAATTGGTGAATGTATTGTATATCCTTGATGAACCAAGTATCGGGCTTCACCAGAGAGATAACGAAAGACTGATCCATTCCCTGAAAAATCTGAGAGATATCGGAAACTCTGTATTGGTGGTGGAACATGATAAAGATATGATTCTGGAAGCTGATGAGGTTCTGGATATTGGTCCAAGAGCCGGAAAATTCGGAGGGGAAATCCTTTGGCAGGGAAAACCGAAAGATTTATTGAAAGCCGATACTATTACTGCTCAATATATTAATGGAAAAAGAAAAATAGAAATTCCCGCAGAAAGAAGAGTGGGAAGCGGAAAAAATATTGTTTTAAAAGGAGCTACAGGGAACAATCTTAAAAATGTAACCTTAGATATTCCTCTTGGAAAGCTGGTGGTAGTAACCGGAATTTCTGGAAGCGGAAAATCTTCTTTGATTAACGGAACATTATATCCAATTCTTAACAAACATTTCTACAGAGCGGTTCAGGAGCCGTTACCGTACAAAAAAATTGAAGGGCTGGATAATATTGATAAAATTGTAGACGTAGACCAGACTCCAATCGGAAGAACGCCACGTTCGAATCCTGCTACTTACACCGGAATGTTTACTGACATCCGAAACCTTTTTGCCGAACTGCCTGAAAGTAAAATCCGTGGATATAAACCGGGAAGATTTTCTTTTAACGTAAAAGGCGGAAGATGTGAAACATGTCAGGGTGGAGGATTGAAAGTGATCGAAATGAATTTCCTTCCGGATGTATATGTACACTGCGAAACCTGCAACGGAAAACGTTTCAACAGAGAAACACTTGAAGTTCGTTACAAAGGAAAATCAATCTCTGATGTATTGGATATGACGATTGATGAAGCGGTAGATTTCTTCCAGCCGATTCCTAAGATTTTTGCCAAAGTGAAAACATTACAGGATGTAGGTTTGGGATATATTACCCTTGGGCAGCAATCGACAACCCTTTCAGGAGGTGAAGCACAACGTATCAAGCTGGCAACTGAATTAGCAAAAAGACAGACAGGAAACACCCTTTATATCCTTGATGAACCCACCACAGGACTTCATTTTGAAGATGTGAAAATCCTGATGGATGCCATTAACCAATTGGTAGAACTCGGAAACTCATTCATTATCATCGAACATAATATGGACGTCATCAAATTAGCAGACCATATTATTGATGTAGGACCAGAAGGAGGAAAATACGGCGGACAGATCGTTGCACAGGGAACTCCTGAGGAAATTGTGAAGTCTAAGAAGAGCTTGACAGGAAAGTTTTTGAAGAGGGAACTGGAGTAG
- a CDS encoding GPW/gp25 family protein: MDTPNYRMPFVPSTLMTEGGSIDTCDMGESIAHNIMLLITTKKGENRYDENYGNDVWNLEFDNGVTSAIWESVFIKSLRRQIQEYEPRIVNPQIDAHIQFVEHSYDTKEHTEIKKKVRIAINAKMEETGERFSFSTELFLSPMSID; this comes from the coding sequence ATGGATACACCAAATTACAGAATGCCTTTCGTACCGTCTACTTTAATGACCGAAGGCGGAAGTATCGATACCTGCGATATGGGGGAAAGTATTGCCCACAATATTATGCTGCTGATCACCACCAAAAAAGGGGAGAACAGATATGATGAAAACTATGGAAATGATGTTTGGAACCTTGAGTTCGATAATGGAGTGACAAGTGCCATATGGGAAAGCGTTTTCATCAAAAGCTTAAGGAGACAGATTCAGGAATATGAACCAAGAATCGTCAACCCGCAGATTGATGCTCACATCCAGTTTGTAGAGCACAGTTACGATACCAAAGAACACACCGAAATTAAAAAGAAGGTAAGAATTGCCATCAATGCAAAAATGGAAGAAACAGGAGAGCGTTTCAGCTTTTCAACAGAACTGTTTCTAAGCCCGATGTCTATTGATTAA
- a CDS encoding M14 family zinc carboxypeptidase, whose translation MNFEQIYSQNPDFSNRYISPEKLFSYLQTNLSDYIQEIGTSYLDKPIYQLSIGTGNINVLAWSQMHGNESNATHAMLDLLISLDKAPEMKEDLFSKIQFDFIFMLNPDGSERWTRLNAADIDLNRDFHNEASKEIKFLKKAAASKKYDYALNLHEQRTIFTTDGIHPATLSFLAPSENVERTVTENRKKCMAVIGSVYNHLKEMIPNQIGRYSDEFYPTSTGDNFIKAGMPTILFEGGHFVEDYTRTGTRKYYTIALYYALKAISELNSDITGWETYLEIPENQETHYDLIYRNVRLNTDHECILDIAVQYREIKEDGKSEISFIPFVMEAGDVKKRKGWKEIDCTGKKFISATKYPKLDSVVDFTIED comes from the coding sequence ATGAATTTTGAACAGATCTATTCTCAAAACCCCGATTTCTCAAATCGCTATATTTCCCCTGAAAAATTATTTTCTTATCTACAGACCAATCTCAGCGATTATATTCAGGAGATCGGAACATCCTATTTAGATAAACCTATTTATCAGTTAAGCATCGGAACCGGAAACATCAACGTATTGGCCTGGTCGCAGATGCACGGAAATGAATCCAATGCTACACATGCTATGCTTGATCTTTTGATAAGTCTTGATAAAGCACCGGAAATGAAAGAGGATTTATTCAGTAAAATACAGTTCGATTTCATATTCATGCTGAATCCGGACGGATCTGAAAGATGGACCCGACTGAATGCTGCCGATATTGATTTGAACAGAGATTTTCATAACGAAGCCAGCAAGGAGATTAAATTCCTGAAAAAAGCTGCGGCTTCTAAGAAATATGACTATGCATTAAATCTTCATGAGCAGAGAACCATCTTTACTACTGATGGTATTCATCCTGCTACACTTTCTTTTTTGGCACCTTCTGAAAACGTAGAACGTACGGTGACTGAAAACAGGAAAAAATGCATGGCGGTTATCGGAAGTGTATACAACCATTTAAAGGAAATGATCCCTAATCAGATTGGAAGATATTCTGATGAATTTTATCCGACTTCTACTGGAGATAATTTTATTAAAGCAGGAATGCCAACGATTTTATTTGAAGGCGGACATTTTGTAGAAGATTATACCAGAACAGGAACAAGAAAATATTATACGATAGCTCTTTATTACGCATTGAAGGCAATCAGTGAACTGAACTCTGATATTACAGGCTGGGAAACTTACCTTGAAATTCCAGAAAATCAGGAAACGCATTATGACTTAATTTATAGAAATGTAAGATTGAACACGGATCATGAATGTATTTTGGATATTGCCGTTCAGTATAGAGAAATAAAAGAGGACGGGAAGAGCGAAATTTCATTTATTCCTTTTGTGATGGAAGCTGGAGATGTAAAGAAAAGAAAAGGCTGGAAGGAAATAGACTGCACCGGAAAGAAATTTATTTCTGCTACTAAATACCCGAAATTGGATTCTGTAGTGGATTTTACAATTGAAGATTAA